A genomic stretch from Erigeron canadensis isolate Cc75 chromosome 9, C_canadensis_v1, whole genome shotgun sequence includes:
- the LOC122582267 gene encoding sm-like protein LSM4, with product MLPLSLLKTAQGHPMLVELKNGETYNGHLVNCDTWMNIHLREVICTSKDGDRFWRMPECYIRGNTIKYLRVPDEVIDKVQDEKSRADRKPPVLGRGRGRGDGSGRPGRGIGYDDGNGRGGRGRGGPGGKTGGTRGGRGPR from the exons ATG CTTCCTTTATCTCTACTAAAGACTGCTCAAGGCCATCCTAtg TTGGTAGAACTGAAAAATGGGGAGACATACAATGGACATTTGGTTAACTGCGATACGTGGATGAATATCCATCTTCGTGAAGTTATCTGTACTTCAAAG GATGGAGATAGGTTTTGGCGAATGCCTGAATGTTACATACGTGGTAATACGATTAAGTATCTTAGAGTTCCTGATGAG GTTATTGATAAGGTTCAGGATGAGAAGAGTCGTGCCG ATAGGAAACCGCCTGTTTTGGGACGTGGCAGGGGAAGAGGTGATGGTAGTGGGCGACCTGGGAGAGGTATAGGCTATGATGATGGAAATGGTAGAGGAGGGCGTGGCAGGGGTGGGCCCGGTGGCAAGACTGGAGGGACCAGAG GTGGACGTGGACCACGATAA
- the LOC122581074 gene encoding uncharacterized protein YacP: protein MKPITTSISNSFLVFPYSFSSSKIIIVAQKNKNHNNNNNNNNNSQSPSKGSEPPPARITSNVKQNLQFLKLWKEYQKRKSGTPRPATSYRRKKVEKDDLPDDDTNLYRDPTLTLYYTNQGIDTAVPVLLVDGYNVCGYWPKLKKHFMGGRLDLARQKLVDELITFGMLREVKVVVVFDAMMSGLPMHKETFAGVDIVYSTETCADAWIEKEVAALRDDGCPRVWVVTSDRCQQDAAHGAGAFVWSSKALVSEIKTSQKEVERMLQEHKSTSVQGKLLKHNLDTEVVNALKDLRNKLSETESPG, encoded by the exons aTGAAACCAATCACAACTTctatttcaaattcatttttggTATTTCCTTATTCTTTTTCATCTTCCAAGATTATTATTGTTGCCCAAAAGaacaaaaatcataataataataataataataataataattcccAATCCCCTTCtaag GGTTCTGAGCCACCTCCGGCTAGGATTACATCAAATGTAAAGCAGAATTTGCAGTTCTTGAAGTTGTGGAAG GAGTATCAAAAGAGGAAATCTGGCACACCCAGGCCTGCTACTAGTTACCGTAGGAAGAAGGTGGAGAAAGATGACCTTCCGGATGATGATACCAACCTATATCGTGACCCTACTTTGACCCTCTATTA TACAAATCAGGGAATAGACACTGCAGTCCCTGTGTTGCTTGTTGATGGTTATAATGTTTGCGGCTATTGGCCGAAGCTCAAAAAGCATTTCATGGGTGGAAGACTTGACCTTGCTCGCCAAAAGCTTGTTGACGAGCTCATAACCTTTGGCATGTTAAGAG AGGTGAAAGTGGTAGTTGTTTTTGATGCTATGATGTCTGGGCTTCCAATGCACAAAGAAACTTTTGCTGG CGTTGACATAGTTTATTCAACTGAAACCTGTGCTGATGCATGGATAGAGAAAGAG GTTGCAGCCTTGAGGGATGATGGATGCCCAAGGGTATGGGTTGTGACATCTGATCGTTGTCAGCAAGACGCAGCACATGGAGCA GGAGCTTTTGTTTGGAGTTCAAAGGCATTGGTCTCAGAG ATCAAGACTTCACAAAAGGAGGTCGAGAGAATGCTTCAAGAACACAA GTCAACTTCAGTACAGGGTAAACTGTTGAAGCACAATCTTGATACCGAGGTAGTAAATGCTCTCAAGGATCTCAGAAACAAGCTCTCAGAAACTGAGTCACCTGGCTGA
- the LOC122581073 gene encoding DNA mismatch repair protein PMS1 yields the protein MESSRSVRSPPPASIIIKPINKNAIHRICSGQVILDLPSAVKELVENSLDAGASSIEIGLKEYGQESFQVVDNGCGISPNNFKVLALKHHTSKLTDFPDLQSLTTFGFRGEALSALCNLGDLTVETRTKNEKVATHLTFDRSGVLTDEKKTARQVGTTVTVKNLFSNLPVRCKEFHRNIRKEYGKLISLLNAYALTAKGVRLVCTNTTGRTKNTVVIKTQGSGSLKDNIITVFGTNTFNCLESVSLFISDTCQVDGFLSKPGNGSGRHLGDRQYFFVNGRPVDMPKVSKLVNELYRSANSKQYPIAIMNFVVPTNVCDVNVTPDKRKVFFSDEGLLLKSLKEALLKIYSPNLASFTVQQSEEISQEMNTKLCSPRDKSFSEVSQKQVSPEKSASKKEACSEKQLKETISVVSEGEETPRSSPAVNVINVEDYSLSKRDFTLRSHGMRKADTFSGNFSKKQAVISNDTTYNRQMSSYSSTMHKIVAEGTDSPCSSGPIQSRLTSFVTVNKRKLESITNNSSEVPVLRNGPILRQSVKQNSSFPSTFSKNPMKLHVVDDSDEVDRNESKPSVGTMKDEDYMELDVSPNKVNTKFGQVDKDIITVETPSLAPKPVLDASSPKNINDAPDVVDMSTPLHSSQPASDTLESSSGPKRCYTMKFSFEGLKKWRHQKILAFQASKNKSEVSKHKRSYADATLEISQVVKEDAKARALSAATRELEKLFKKEDFGRMKIIGQFNLGFIIGKLDQDLFIVDQHAADEKYNYEHLSQSTILNQQPLLRPIVVELSPEEEVVVSMHMNTIRKNGFSLEENVDAPPGNRYRLKAVPFSKNITFGVTDVKELISILTDSQGECSMMGTYKMDTSDSVCPPRVRAMLASRACRSSVMIGDPLGKNEMQRIVERLMDLRSPWNCPHGRPTMRHLVDLTTVHKSSDVDDSTL from the exons atggaaagcaGCAGGTCAGTGAGATCACCACCGCCTGCATCAATTATTATAAAACCGATAAACAAGAATGCTATTCATAGAATCTGTTCAGGTCAAGTGATTTTGGACCTCCCTTCTGCTGTTAAGGAGTTAGTTGAGAACAGCTTGGATGCCGGTGCTTCCAGTATCGAAATCGGCTTGAAAGAATACGGCCAGGAATCGTTTCAAGTTGTCGATAACGGTTGCGGCATTTCCCCAAACAACTTCaag GTTTTAGCGCTTAAGCATCATACGTCAAAACTAACGGATTTCCCTGACCTTCAATCGTTGACGACTTTCGGGTTTAGAGGTGAAGCTCTTAGTGCTTTGTGTAACTTGGGAGATTTGACAGTTGAAACGAGAACGAAGAATGAAAAAGTTGCGACGCATTTGACTTTTGACCGGTCGGGTGTGCTTACTGATGAGAAAAAGACGGCACGACAAGTTGGTACAACTGTTACTGTGAAGAATTTGTTTTCTAACTTGCCTGTGAGATGTAAAGAGTTCCACCGTAACATTCGGAAAGAGTATGGCAAGTTGATCTCTTTACTCAAT GCCTATGCTCTGACTGCAAAAGGGGTTCGGCTGGTTTGTACAAATACGACTGGAAGAACTAAAAACACTGTAGTGATTAAAACACAGGGAAGTGGTTCCCTCAAAGATAACATCATTACAGTGTTTGGCACAAACACTTTTAACTGCTTAGAATCCGTGAGTCTATTTATTTCAGATACTTGCCAGGTGGATGGGTTTCTTTCTAAGCCTGGCAACGGCAGTGGACGGCATTTAGGTGATCGACAGTATTTTTTTGTAAATGGTCGACCAGTTGACATGCCAAAGGTCAGTAAGCTTGTGAATGAACTTTACAGATCTGCAAATTCAAAGCAATATCCAATCGCAATCATGAATTTTGTTGTTCCAACCAATGTGTGTGATGTTAATGTGACTCCGGATAAAAGAAAAGTCTTCTTCTCTGATGAAGGCTTGCTTCTGAAGTCATTGAAGGAAGCTTTATTAAAGATCTATTCCCCAAATCTTGCTAGCTTCACAGTACAACAATCTGAGGAAATCAGCCAGGAAATGAACACCAAGTTGTGTTCACCACGTGACAAGTCTTTTTCAGAGGTTTCACAGAAACAAGTATCACCTGAGAAAAGTGCTAGTAAAAAAGAAGCATGCAGTGAGAAGCAACTTAAAGAAACAATCAGTGTTGTAAGTGAAGGTGAAGAGACACCAAGATCCTCCCCTGCTGTTAATGTGATCAATGTTGAAGATTACAGTTTATCAAAGAGAGATTTTACACTTAGATCTCATGGCATGAGGAAAGCAGATACCTTTTCTGGGAACTTTAGTAAGAAGCAAGCAGTTATAAGTAACGACACTACTTACAATCGGCAGATGTCATCATACAGCTCAACAATGCACAAAATTGTTGCCGAAGGAACAGATTCGCCTTGTTCTTCAGGTCCCATTCAGTCAAGGCTTACATCATTTGTTACCGTAAACAAGAGGAAGCTTGAAAGTATCACTAATAATTCATCTGAGGTGCCGGTCCTTAGAAATGGACCCATCCTTCGTCAATCAGTTAAGCAAAATTCTAGTTTTCCTTCTACATTTTCAAAGAATCCAATGAAGCTTCATGTGGTTGATGATTCTGATGAAGTTGATAGGAATGAGTCAAAGCCATCCGTTGGTACCATGAAGGATGAAGACTACATGGAATTAGATGTCTCACCTAATAAAGTCAATACAAAATTTGGACAAGTTGACAAG GACATAATAACAGTAGAGACACCTTCACTTGCTCCAAAACCAGTATTAGATGCTTCATCTCCTAAAAATATCAATGATGCCCCAGATGTAGTAGACATGTCTACTCCATTACATTCTTCTCAGCCAGCTTCAGATACACTAGAGTCTTCTTCTGGTCCAAAGAGGTGTTATACCATGAAGTTCAGTTTTGAGGGACTAAAGAAGTGGAGGCACCAAAAAATATTAGCATTTCAAGCAAGCAAAAATAAATCTGAAGTATCAAAGCACAAAAG AAGCTATGCCGATGCAACATTAGAGATTTCACAAGTGGTAAAAGAAGATGCCAAGGCACGAGCTTTGTCTGCAGCAACAAGGGAATTGGAAAAGCTATTCAAGAAGGAAGATTTTGGCCGCATGAAG ATTATTGGGCAATTCAATCTTGGATTTATCATTGGCAAGTTGGATCAAGACCTCTTTATAGTGGATCAG CATGCTGCGGATGAGAAATACAATTATGAGCATTTATCACAGTCAACCATCTTGAATCAACAACCTTTGCTGAG ACCAATAGTGGTGGAGTTATCCCCTGAAGAGGAAGTGGTGGTCTCGATGCACATGAATACTATCAG GAAAAATGGGTTTTCATTGGAAGAGAATGTGGATGCTCCCCCTGGGAACCGTTATAGATTAAAAGCCGTTCCCTTCAGTAAGAACATAACCTTTGGAGTTACAG ATGTGAAGGAGCTCATATCTATTTTGACTGATAGTCAAGGAGAATGCTCAATGATGGGTACTTATAAGATGGACACCTCCGATTCAGTTTGCCCCCCAAGAGTACGTGCAATGTTGGCATCACGTGCCTGCAGATCGTCTGTTATGATTGGAGATCCACTTGGAAAAAATGAGATGCAAAGG ATAGTTGAGAGATTGATGGATCTAAGATCTCCATGGAATTGTCCACATGGTAGACCGACAATGCGTCACTTAGTGGATTTAACAACTGTGCATAAAAGTTCCGATGTAGATGATTCAACCTTGTGA